cagCCGTCTCGATCTTTCAAATCGTCTTGTTGTCTCGTGTCGCTTGGTAAGGGAATcattgaaaacaaaccaatttaTTGCATcaccttgttttgtttcctgaTCGCAATCCTTGTTTTGCtcgcgatcatcatcatcatgaaaGCATTCTTCTGTATGATGACCCCCTGGTTAGTTTGTTGTTTACTAAACGATCCTCTCCGGTTGATCGATCGCATAGATAGGAGGCTACGATGTTAATTCTGGTACTATTGCTGATCATTCAAAGCCATAATAATTTTTTCAGCAttacaaacgaaacaataagacaccacacaaaacacatcccGATCACGTGTTGGTGTGTTTGcgatttttgcatattttttagagacgttttaatgtatttttttactgcAGCCTTGACCTGTTTCAGAATGATAGCAATATATAGAGTAATATATGTTTCTATTACTAGTCCTTATCGTTGGCGTTTAGCTGAACATTGATGATCGCGTGACGTCTTCATCTTGCACAACAACATGTTATTTTGTTGATCCTCCAGACCCTTCTTAACCCTTCTCCGTCTACCACCAAGAACCAGTATTTTGTTGTACGCTAGTTGCAAACAACTGGGACATTCTAGTACGAAGTAAACCGGCATAACTTTTTGCActgagttgatttttttttgcttcatttaattcatttccgCCTCTGTTGTTGATCAAAAGGGGATCGCTAAATGCACGACAGACAAAGAGCAATCGCAAGCTttagaacaaaacaaagagtTTTAAAATTCGCAACTATTAAATACCACTCGGACAATCGGATTTATCACCGGTAACAGCTGAACAGTTTTCTTAACATAAAACTCGTTCAAGCAGAGCAACACGGTtgcgaacaaacaacaactgtATCATGCGTCACACACTTCCTGTACAGCGCGTGCCACCAACACTTCAAACTGAATTCCATCTCTGCCAACGAATGGTTTCATGGGTGTAAAACTACGGCACAGTGCTACCTGTTTTTGAGATGCATCCATTTAAACGCATCGTCGATCCCTTTGGCAGGCATGTTGACCACCGCTCGCTCAAtggaaacaacaacaccattACTTAAGAGCGTCATCATCTTTTCATAATTACCCTTATCCTCTTACCGCTCCCGACATGCTGCCCACTCGCCCTTAACTTTCCACCGCTGCAATCAGCGCAAACATTACTCTCGGACGCTCGTCTCCAACCGGCGCCTCCCAAATACCATCGTCTTGAGTCTGTCACGCGAAAACATGCGCCATCGGCATCGTCCAGCGATGGAGGTTTTATGCTATCAACCGGCAAAGCGTACCGTCACTAGTGATCGAGGTGCGACAGTGTACGGTTCAGTAACAAGGAAGCACACGGGCGACACGAATCTTGTTCAGTGTTGGtcctttagttttttttctgatttaaaAGTTGATACTATTAAGAGCTTGTCActttttcgttcaattttaTTAAGTTTGGCAGTGTAATTTTAAAAGTGATTGAAGAGTGTCTCTTCAGCGAATAGATTTTACTAAACTCTATCCGTTCTACAAAATATAACAACACCAAAAAGTGATAAGCGGTACTTAGTCTTTCGAAAATGAGTAAATTCGGTTACCTTCAAAATGGCAACGTACCGAACGGTGTTTCGAACGGTGCTCCTACAGCACATTCGAACGGTCATCATCACCAAAATGGACATGCGAGCGTGAACCGGAATGGTTACGATTCGTTGCCGGCTGCTGAAACCTTCCAGCAGAAGGGAGCAACGAGCGGTCCCTTCCATATGCCACGCACCGAGCACGTTGGGTAAGTTAGTTGGGCGTGATGGTGAACTTTTGTCACACCACGAATGGCTTCTGTCCGAAACCGGAACCAACCGGCACCGACTGGCCAGAGCGGTTGTACGTAGCGGGAAAGATGATCCGATACGGTTTTGGGCCATGGAAAACATGCAAGTGCAGGCGTGGTGAAATTGCACGTAGTACCTTCTTAAGATGGGTAAACTGACGACCAGTGATTAATATGGTCTATCGGCCCTTCTAAGTTCTTGGTTAGGCTGGTTAGATGTTGTAAAAGTGAATATAAATACTATGCAGAAAATTACTTTTGGTAATGATACAGAAACTCTAGATTTTGTAAATAGAAATCCTTGATCGAATGTCTTCAACATGATAAGCGTACTGACTGGCTTTCTACTCTTCTCGGTGGTACTTCAACACAACAATTTGCCGAACAATTGTTATTACCTACTTTTCTAGTCCATCAGTGACCCGTTAGGTCACTGTCTAAACCTTCGGAGAACGAAACGATTTTTCCCATGAACTCGTCGCCATGAAATTATCAGCACGGAATTTAcggcaccaacaccaacatcaAATGATGCGACATTCGCAAATACATGATTATGGTAACTCTCGAATTGATTCGTCGCTCACCCTTATCAGCTATCATCGAGAATGTTCGTGTATTCGAACGGAATAACAAGCTTTGCGCAGCTTCTCTAATTTATGTTTCTGCACTTCTGTACTGACACAGATCAATGGAGTGGCCGAAGACAATTGTGTTCGAAAGTAGTGGCGCTGCTCCACCGATTGTTGCCGATTGACTACAGCCTGGTGTTTGACGATCGTGCCCCCACGAACCGATCAGCAGGGTCATCGCTAGGCGCGTTGACGTCTACTGACAACACGGGTGTCGGTGGGAAAACGGTTTCGTCGCTGGCTGATAACGAGCGGTGCAGCGTAATTTATTTGCCCAGCCTTCGAAAGCCAGGTGAAGAGTGGTATTCCTCTTCACGCATTTTAAACAACTTGGCTTGTACAGCTTTCTTTTTGCCGCAACATTTAGAACGCAATTCTTCAGTGAAAGCTTTAGCATTTCGTAGATTGTTTGAATATCCTTCGATTCTTATTACCCTTCCAGCAATTCATTCGTAACTCCGATACAACCTTCGATTCATTGATCACTCTTTGCTGAACCTTAACGTTAatcgttttcctttcgcttgtcTCACCCGACATAGGTACACCTACGACACGCTGCAGGAAATCGCAAATTATCTCCTGGCACGCACGGAACTCCGCCCGAAGGTTGGAATCATTTGTGGATCCGGGTTGGGTACGCTGGCCGATCAGCTGACCGATGTGGATAGCTTCGATTATGAGACGATCCCACACTTCCCTGTCTCTACTGTGGCCGGTCATGTTGGACGGCTTGTGTTCGGTTATCTGGCCGGTGTACCGGTGATGTGCATGCAAGGCCGTTTCCATCACTACGAAGGATATCCGCTCGCAAAGGTAAGCATTACACCACCATAGCAAAGAGCacacaccaaaactaaccgtTTTCTTTCGCCCTGCAGTGTTCCATGCCCGTGCGTGTAATGCATCTGATCGGTTGCACACATCTGATCGCTACCAATGCAGCTGGTGGTGCAAATCCCAAGTATCGCGTTGGGGACATCATGCTCATCAAGGATCACATCAATCTGATGGGATTCGCCGGCAACAATCCGCTGCAGGGACCGAACGATGAACGCTTTGGACCACGGTTCTTCGGTATGGCCAACACGTACGATCCTAAGCTTATCCAGACGGCTAAAGTGATCGCTCGTCAAATCGGCATCGAGAATGAGCTGCGGGAAGGCGTTTACACGTGTCTCGGTGGGCCCAACTTTGAAACGGTTGCCGAGGTGAAGATGCTGGCCATGCTCGGTGTCGATGCTATTGGTATGTCGACCGTGCACGAAATCATCACGGCACGCCACTGCGGTATGACGTGCCTTGCCTTCAGCCTCATCACCAACATGTGCACGATGAGCTacgaagaggaggaagagcACTGTCACGATAGTATTGTTGGGGTCGGCAAGAACCGGGAGAAGACACTAGGCGACTTTGTTAGCCGCATCGTGAAGCATATTCACTACGAAACTAAGAAGTAGGTGTTTAGGTGTGAAAATAATGTAAAGCGTGTTCCGAAGTGAGAAAGTGCAATGTCGGGAAACAAGGCGAAAATGATCGTAAAGTAGGTTTTTAACTCAAAAAGTAGCTGTAAGCGTCAATTTTAATTAGGTAAACCAATTATCGATTTAGTTTTAGGTAAAGTAAACCTAATCGTAATATAGATAGATATATGTAACTCCCAAGAACCTTATATGTGCTATAGTATATAGAGAAAACGATCAAATTTTTACTACAAAATAGGTCATTTTTACAAGTTGTACCGACGATCTGTGagtaatgcttaaaataaacaattttttattaacaaacactcaataatttaattaatctcGAGAAAGAGATAGTATCTATTTAACAAAATAGACCAGAAGTTAAAATGTAATGCATTCCAATTGATAGGCTCTCTCAACGTTAACTCAATTGCAACACCACTGTGACCCACAGCGCATTGACAATGACCCCGGATTGAGGGGACGCGAAAAAATGAACCACAAAGCGCATCACAAACCGCTTTTATCTTTTCAGCTGTACCGTGCTTTAATGTTCCATTGAAACCATTTACGCATCATATGTAGCAGCTGATTTTCTGCCAACTCGCACTGATCGTGCGCATATCTCTTTTACCGCGCGATCATATCAACCTCACCGACGGAAGCAATTGTTTCTGATGATGCCATTAAATTAGCCATTTTACCCAGCTCGGTCGGAAAGGATAAAAAGAGTCCATATGAATGAAACACTGGAATCAGTTcctttatgaaaaaaaaatgaatttgctGAAAGAGGAACAATACAGAAGAATCAAGAACAGTGATTGTAACGAGTTCCAGTCACTTTTCCATCCGATTATGGTAACTTGTGCAGCGTGCTATAAATTTAGTTAtaaatgctataaaattatt
The DNA window shown above is from Anopheles funestus chromosome 3RL, idAnoFuneDA-416_04, whole genome shotgun sequence and carries:
- the LOC125769292 gene encoding purine nucleoside phosphorylase isoform X1, which translates into the protein MSKFGYLQNGNVPNGVSNGAPTAHSNGHHHQNGHASVNRNGYDSLPAAETFQQKGATSGPFHMPRTEHVGYTYDTLQEIANYLLARTELRPKVGIICGSGLGTLADQLTDVDSFDYETIPHFPVSTVAGHVGRLVFGYLAGVPVMCMQGRFHHYEGYPLAKCSMPVRVMHLIGCTHLIATNAAGGANPKYRVGDIMLIKDHINLMGFAGNNPLQGPNDERFGPRFFGMANTYDPKLIQTAKVIARQIGIENELREGVYTCLGGPNFETVAEVKMLAMLGVDAIGMSTVHEIITARHCGMTCLAFSLITNMCTMSYEEEEEHCHDSIVGVGKNREKTLGDFVSRIVKHIHYETKK
- the LOC125769292 gene encoding purine nucleoside phosphorylase isoform X2, encoding MAAFIDSKQGMSRMYTYDTLQEIANYLLARTELRPKVGIICGSGLGTLADQLTDVDSFDYETIPHFPVSTVAGHVGRLVFGYLAGVPVMCMQGRFHHYEGYPLAKCSMPVRVMHLIGCTHLIATNAAGGANPKYRVGDIMLIKDHINLMGFAGNNPLQGPNDERFGPRFFGMANTYDPKLIQTAKVIARQIGIENELREGVYTCLGGPNFETVAEVKMLAMLGVDAIGMSTVHEIITARHCGMTCLAFSLITNMCTMSYEEEEEHCHDSIVGVGKNREKTLGDFVSRIVKHIHYETKK